A single Nostoc sp. PCC 7107 DNA region contains:
- a CDS encoding Npun_R2479 family HD domain-containing metalloprotein, whose amino-acid sequence MFNATEILIDAFVKQIREGYSRTYGCLKNDYQDIIAWAGSMALENIANSDALYHNVEHSILVTLVGQEILRGKHIREGGVSSEDWLHFIISLVCHDIGYVKGVCRQDQEASGLYATGKNGRMISLHPGASDASLTPYHVDRAKLFIDERFGGHKLIDGEVIKSNIEWTRFPVPTAEDHQDTVNFAGLVRAADLIGQLSDPRYLKKITSLYYEFEETGMNKVLGYETPADLRKNYAKFYWNGVHPYIKDSLRYLSLTQQGKQVMANLYSNVFVVEHEKSQEEHLYMIEQLHA is encoded by the coding sequence ATGTTCAACGCTACTGAAATTTTAATTGATGCTTTTGTCAAGCAAATTCGAGAAGGCTACAGTCGCACATACGGCTGCCTCAAAAATGATTATCAAGACATCATAGCCTGGGCTGGGAGTATGGCGTTGGAAAATATTGCCAATAGCGATGCCCTGTACCATAATGTCGAACACTCTATTTTAGTTACCTTAGTAGGGCAAGAAATTCTACGTGGCAAACACATCCGCGAAGGTGGTGTTTCTAGTGAAGATTGGTTGCACTTTATTATCTCCTTGGTTTGCCATGATATTGGTTATGTCAAAGGAGTTTGCCGCCAAGACCAAGAAGCATCAGGCTTATATGCTACAGGTAAAAATGGCAGAATGATTTCCCTGCATCCTGGTGCTTCTGATGCCAGTCTCACACCTTATCATGTTGATCGAGCCAAGCTGTTTATTGATGAGCGTTTTGGTGGTCACAAGCTGATAGATGGTGAGGTGATTAAAAGCAATATTGAATGGACTCGCTTTCCCGTACCCACAGCCGAAGATCATCAAGATACTGTTAACTTTGCTGGCTTAGTACGGGCTGCTGATTTAATTGGACAACTGAGTGACCCCCGTTACCTGAAAAAAATTACCTCGTTGTACTACGAATTTGAAGAAACTGGGATGAATAAAGTCTTAGGCTATGAAACCCCAGCCGATTTACGCAAAAATTACGCCAAATTTTACTGGAATGGTGTTCATCCTTATATTAAGGATAGTTTGCGTTACTTATCGCTCACCCAACAAGGTAAACAAGTAATGGCGAATCTCTACTCGAATGTGTTTGTTGTTGAACATGAAAAAAGTCAAGAAGAACATCTGTACATGATTGAACAATTACATGCTTAG
- a CDS encoding site-specific integrase translates to MKNDREGQAAILSETDYSKIRKSIRSRKYKLLFDLAWYTGERWGALVQLRIVDVYDDNGTPRDYINFRARTRKASPNSKSKANPNAKRKNRQVPVHPVLKELLLAYKPDNDSLFLFPCRDGDKPISLRWADAILRTAVEKAGLSAKGISTHSTRRSFITHLAKKGINLATIKKITGHTDLKVLSQYIEVSDDDVREAIATL, encoded by the coding sequence ATGAAAAACGACAGAGAAGGGCAAGCGGCTATTCTCAGCGAAACTGATTATTCAAAAATTCGCAAATCAATCAGAAGCCGGAAGTACAAACTACTTTTTGATTTGGCATGGTATACGGGTGAACGTTGGGGTGCTTTGGTACAGCTGCGTATAGTTGATGTCTACGACGACAACGGCACACCCAGGGATTATATTAACTTTCGGGCCAGGACACGAAAAGCCAGTCCCAACAGCAAGTCAAAAGCTAACCCTAATGCCAAACGGAAGAATAGACAAGTACCTGTACATCCTGTTTTAAAAGAGCTATTGCTTGCATACAAACCAGACAATGACTCATTATTCCTGTTTCCATGCCGGGACGGAGACAAACCAATTAGCTTGAGATGGGCAGATGCGATTTTACGTACTGCCGTTGAAAAAGCGGGATTATCAGCCAAGGGCATTAGCACCCACAGCACCCGCCGGAGTTTTATTACGCATTTAGCTAAGAAAGGCATCAATCTAGCAACTATTAAAAAAATCACTGGACACACTGATTTAAAAGTACTTTCCCAGTACATCGAGGTCAGTGACGACGATGTTAGAGAGGCGATCGCTACTTTATGA
- a CDS encoding efflux RND transporter permease subunit, translating into MSFNISAWSIKKPVPTIVLFLILTVVGWLSFTSLGIDTNPNIDVPAVSVTVTQPGAGPAELESQVTKKIEDAVAGLGNIDNMISTVNDGKSTTVINFILGTNSDRATNDVRNAIAQIRQNLPQDVNDPIVQRLEFAGGPIIFYAVKSDQRSVEELSNIVDQTISRALLSVKGVAQVKRIGGVDREIRINLDPGRLQSLGITATQVNDQIRAFNINLPGGRAEVGGSEQTIRTLGSAASVNVLQTYEILLPGGGSVPLSSLGNVEDKYADVRQTARLDNQPVVAFQVLRSTGSVVVSVEQGVKAAVAELQKTLPPDVKVDLIFTRADIIRQSYQSTIDELIQASVLAVIVILIFLRDWRATLITAVALPLSMIPTFAVQQALGYTLNNMTLLALALAVGNLVDDAVVEIENMERHIAMGKSPWEAAFDSSDEVGLAVMASAATIIAVFLPVAFMGGVPGQFFQPFGLTVAVSTIFSTMVARMITPMMGAYLLKEKAHTQPSATHAKNRLSQIFYRQTTNQPTKQQFQPYKSLLQTALRHRLTTIAIAIAFFIASLMLLPLIPKGFVDDSDVGISNVSIEVPPGSTLADVSKVVTQTTNIIKQNPIVEKVLATEEINSATLSIQLKPKEERHISQKQFEEQIRPLFQEIPGARISFQSQGPGDSRKGLSIVLRSENPQALNQAADDLEKQMRNLPGLVEVSSTASLVKPEILVIPNPQRAADLGVTVQAIARTASLATIGDNDANLAKFNLSDRQIPIRVQIDPAARADINTIKNLQVPSQNGSLIPLVAVADIKFGSGPATINRYDRARQVAVEANLQGISLGEAVKAVSQLPAMQNLPPGVVQQPSGSAKIMQEIFGRFGGALALAVMCIYAILVLLYNNFLHPLSIMAALPFCLGGALIALMAAQKPLGIYALIGIVLLLGIVTKNSILLVDYTIINMQEGKKQRQALIEAGVSRLRPIMMTSLATIAGTLPLALGIGAGSEVRQPMGIAIMGGFTTSTLLTLVVVPVIFSYIDNFQTWFLNTLRYGFGKKPQPPVEEIDVRGVRSPNNTSVSEIQN; encoded by the coding sequence ATGTCTTTTAATATCTCGGCTTGGTCAATCAAAAAACCAGTTCCCACAATAGTTTTATTTTTAATTTTGACAGTAGTTGGTTGGTTATCTTTTACCTCTTTGGGAATTGATACCAACCCTAACATTGATGTGCCGGCAGTTTCGGTGACTGTTACCCAACCTGGTGCAGGGCCAGCAGAACTGGAATCGCAAGTGACGAAAAAAATTGAAGATGCTGTCGCTGGGTTGGGCAACATCGATAATATGATTTCTACTGTTAATGATGGGAAATCTACTACAGTTATTAATTTTATTTTAGGAACAAATAGCGATCGCGCCACCAATGATGTGCGAAATGCGATCGCCCAAATTCGCCAAAATCTTCCCCAAGATGTGAACGACCCAATTGTCCAACGTTTGGAATTTGCTGGTGGGCCGATCATCTTTTATGCAGTCAAATCAGATCAGCGTTCTGTTGAAGAATTAAGCAATATTGTAGACCAAACCATTAGCCGCGCCTTGTTATCAGTTAAAGGTGTGGCACAAGTTAAACGCATCGGTGGTGTTGACCGGGAAATTCGGATTAACCTTGACCCCGGCCGCTTACAATCTTTAGGTATCACCGCCACCCAGGTCAATGACCAAATTCGCGCTTTCAATATCAATTTACCCGGTGGACGCGCCGAAGTTGGCGGTAGCGAACAGACGATTCGCACCCTTGGTAGTGCAGCTAGTGTGAATGTGCTGCAAACTTATGAAATTCTTCTGCCTGGTGGGGGTTCCGTACCTTTATCTAGTCTGGGTAATGTGGAAGATAAATATGCAGATGTACGGCAAACTGCCCGTTTAGATAATCAACCTGTGGTAGCTTTTCAAGTATTGCGGAGTACTGGCAGCGTGGTTGTGAGTGTGGAACAAGGAGTAAAAGCCGCAGTCGCGGAACTGCAAAAAACTTTGCCCCCAGATGTCAAGGTAGATTTAATTTTTACCAGAGCCGATATTATTCGCCAGTCTTATCAAAGCACCATTGATGAGTTGATTCAAGCCTCGGTGTTGGCAGTAATTGTGATTTTAATCTTTTTGCGAGACTGGCGAGCGACTTTAATTACTGCCGTTGCTCTACCTTTATCGATGATTCCCACATTTGCAGTGCAGCAAGCGTTGGGATATACCCTCAATAATATGACTTTGTTGGCTTTGGCTTTGGCTGTAGGCAACTTAGTAGATGATGCTGTGGTCGAAATTGAAAATATGGAACGGCATATAGCGATGGGGAAATCGCCTTGGGAAGCAGCTTTTGACTCTTCTGACGAAGTGGGATTAGCTGTTATGGCCAGTGCAGCCACGATTATTGCTGTGTTTTTACCTGTGGCGTTTATGGGTGGTGTTCCTGGGCAGTTTTTCCAACCTTTTGGTCTGACGGTTGCCGTTTCCACAATTTTTTCCACAATGGTAGCGCGGATGATTACGCCGATGATGGGGGCGTATCTATTGAAAGAGAAAGCACACACTCAACCTAGTGCAACCCACGCCAAAAACAGATTAAGTCAAATCTTTTATCGTCAAACCACAAATCAACCAACAAAACAACAGTTTCAGCCTTATAAATCTTTATTACAAACGGCATTACGCCATAGATTAACTACAATAGCGATCGCTATTGCGTTTTTCATCGCTAGTCTGATGCTGCTACCCTTGATTCCCAAGGGTTTTGTCGATGATAGTGATGTGGGGATTTCCAACGTTTCCATTGAAGTTCCCCCTGGTTCCACTTTGGCAGATGTCAGCAAAGTAGTTACCCAAACAACAAACATTATTAAACAAAATCCAATTGTAGAGAAGGTTTTAGCCACTGAAGAAATCAATTCAGCTACCTTGTCAATTCAGCTAAAACCCAAGGAAGAACGCCATATTTCGCAAAAACAGTTTGAAGAACAAATCCGCCCATTATTTCAAGAAATCCCAGGGGCGAGAATTAGCTTTCAAAGTCAAGGGCCGGGAGATAGCCGCAAAGGTTTATCAATTGTGTTGCGGAGTGAAAATCCCCAAGCGTTAAATCAAGCTGCGGATGACTTAGAAAAACAAATGCGTAACTTACCTGGATTAGTGGAAGTATCTTCTACTGCCAGTTTAGTTAAACCAGAGATTTTAGTCATACCTAATCCCCAACGCGCTGCTGATTTGGGTGTCACCGTGCAAGCGATCGCCAGAACTGCTTCTTTAGCTACTATTGGTGATAATGATGCTAACTTGGCTAAGTTTAACTTGAGCGATCGACAAATCCCAATTCGGGTGCAAATCGACCCCGCAGCCCGCGCAGACATCAACACTATCAAAAATCTGCAAGTTCCCAGCCAAAACGGTAGTTTAATTCCTCTCGTTGCTGTGGCAGATATCAAATTTGGTAGTGGCCCCGCCACCATCAACCGCTACGACCGCGCCCGTCAAGTGGCGGTAGAAGCCAACTTACAAGGTATTTCTTTAGGAGAAGCTGTCAAAGCAGTTAGTCAATTACCTGCGATGCAAAACCTCCCACCAGGAGTTGTGCAGCAACCTTCTGGTAGTGCCAAAATTATGCAGGAAATTTTTGGTCGCTTCGGCGGTGCATTAGCCCTCGCGGTGATGTGCATCTATGCAATTCTGGTGCTGCTATATAACAACTTTCTACATCCTTTATCAATTATGGCAGCCTTGCCCTTTTGTTTAGGTGGTGCATTAATAGCTTTGATGGCTGCCCAGAAACCTTTGGGAATTTACGCCTTGATTGGTATCGTTTTACTTTTAGGAATTGTCACTAAAAACTCGATTCTTTTAGTTGATTACACAATCATCAATATGCAGGAAGGCAAGAAGCAACGCCAAGCCTTGATAGAAGCTGGAGTTTCGCGCTTGCGTCCTATTATGATGACTTCCTTAGCCACAATTGCTGGGACACTGCCGTTAGCATTGGGTATTGGTGCAGGTTCGGAAGTACGCCAACCAATGGGAATTGCTATTATGGGCGGTTTTACAACTTCTACGTTGCTAACTTTGGTAGTAGTACCAGTGATATTTAGTTACATTGACAACTTCCAGACTTGGTTTTTAAACACACTGCGTTACGGTTTCGGCAAAAAACCACAGCCCCCTGTTGAGGAAATAGACGTTAGAGGGGTGCGATCGCCAAATAATACATCTGTCTCGGAAATCCAAAACTAA
- a CDS encoding efflux RND transporter periplasmic adaptor subunit, with protein MSDEGMPELRREENVVDEQKAKQQNRPWLTSMFVGIGLGIAIALGGVGVLTQFPLRQQKAVADKVPPQANPVMTVTVAPVEATRVSRTFNTTGTIAARDLIPVLPQANGLQVKIIPEDIKEGTYVKKGQVLAILDDSMLQAQMGGARAEIESKQADVGSRQASMVSQEATVESYQAIVRQKKADLAQAKAKLEEAQKNYLRYRKLAIAGAISLQELDTRAYTVKTAIEVVRVAEENIRGAQANVLSAQANTGSAEANIYKAKADVRSSVAKAIQLQTQLQQTVVRAPISGIVAEKLARIGDVTGIPPQTQVGTVIGGTQKLFSIIRDGRLELQADVPEIQLPQVEIGAAVQIFSDIDNRVQLQGRVREIQPLVNDKRREATVKIDLPLTNLLRPGMFARAAITTNTEIAMVVPRKAVQPQADGSAMIFTLSSDDLVRSQKIEVGEPINNELVEIKNGLQLGDRVIVDGAGYLKDGDRVRVITGDRG; from the coding sequence GTGAGTGACGAAGGTATGCCAGAACTAAGGCGAGAAGAAAATGTGGTGGATGAACAGAAGGCAAAGCAGCAAAACCGCCCGTGGCTAACGTCGATGTTTGTAGGTATTGGCTTAGGCATAGCGATCGCCCTAGGCGGTGTGGGGGTGTTAACTCAATTTCCACTACGTCAACAAAAAGCTGTGGCAGATAAAGTCCCGCCTCAAGCTAACCCGGTAATGACGGTGACTGTCGCCCCAGTAGAAGCTACGCGTGTGTCTCGCACATTCAATACTACAGGCACAATCGCCGCCCGCGATTTAATTCCAGTGCTACCCCAAGCCAATGGTTTGCAAGTCAAAATCATTCCTGAAGATATTAAAGAAGGCACTTATGTCAAAAAGGGTCAAGTTCTGGCAATCTTAGATGATTCTATGCTGCAAGCTCAAATGGGTGGAGCCAGAGCCGAAATAGAATCTAAACAAGCTGATGTCGGTTCCAGACAGGCAAGTATGGTCTCCCAAGAAGCCACTGTAGAATCTTATCAGGCAATAGTGCGGCAAAAAAAAGCCGATTTAGCACAAGCCAAGGCTAAGTTAGAAGAAGCCCAAAAGAATTATCTGCGTTATCGCAAATTGGCAATTGCTGGGGCAATTAGTCTGCAAGAACTCGATACTCGTGCTTACACAGTTAAAACAGCCATCGAAGTTGTACGTGTTGCCGAAGAAAACATTCGTGGCGCTCAAGCTAATGTTCTCAGCGCTCAAGCTAATACAGGCAGTGCCGAAGCTAATATTTACAAAGCCAAGGCTGATGTGCGTAGCAGTGTAGCTAAAGCCATACAATTACAAACACAATTACAACAAACTGTAGTTCGCGCCCCGATTTCGGGAATTGTGGCAGAGAAATTAGCCAGAATTGGTGATGTGACAGGTATACCACCACAAACCCAAGTTGGTACGGTGATTGGGGGAACACAAAAACTGTTTTCGATTATTCGGGATGGCAGATTAGAACTTCAGGCAGATGTTCCAGAAATCCAACTACCACAAGTAGAAATTGGTGCTGCTGTGCAAATTTTCTCAGATATTGATAACCGCGTGCAGTTGCAAGGCAGAGTGAGAGAAATACAACCGCTAGTGAACGATAAACGACGAGAAGCAACTGTCAAAATTGACTTACCATTAACCAATTTACTCAGACCAGGGATGTTTGCCCGCGCGGCGATTACGACAAATACCGAGATCGCAATGGTAGTACCACGAAAAGCAGTGCAACCCCAAGCAGACGGCAGTGCAATGATATTCACCCTCTCCAGTGATGATCTAGTCCGTAGTCAGAAAATTGAGGTCGGAGAACCAATTAACAATGAACTAGTAGAAATTAAAAATGGCTTGCAATTAGGCGATCGCGTCATCGTTGATGGTGCAGGTTATCTCAAAGATGGCGATCGGGTGAGGGTTATAACAGGGGATAGGGGATAG
- a CDS encoding ABC transporter substrate-binding protein: MKFTIFPFAVVKIIHQFLRSIWQVPLFVVILSVSLIFLSSCQAKEPQNNQVTHITLWQGINPPINRDVFQKLVDKFNQTHVDVQVESIYAGQLDQQLPKILTAVVAQVPPDILSFYPQVTGQFVELGAIVPLEDWLDKLSLKSEISPNLLEELTLDGHLWSIPLYTSNIGIFFRPSLFQAAGITNTPKTWQELREVSKKLTVDRNGDKQPEQYGMLLPMGKGEWTVFSWFPFLFSGGGEVISNGLPNLNHPGAIHALQFWQDLLKDGSAILSPPERGYEEDAFLQGRVAMQITGPWTYITKSKTDYQVFPIPSDVNQATVTGTGNLYLMKTTPEKEKAALQFLEYVLSEEFQTEWAIGTGFLPVNLKTAQSTAYQQYINQRPWMKVFLEQMSVARARPTLAGYNRLSDSLGRAIEASLMGESPQAALKKAQSRLDLIWGK, from the coding sequence ATGAAATTTACTATCTTTCCATTTGCTGTGGTTAAAATTATTCACCAGTTTCTTCGTTCTATCTGGCAAGTTCCTCTTTTTGTTGTGATCTTGAGTGTCAGCCTCATTTTTTTATCAAGTTGTCAGGCAAAAGAACCACAAAATAACCAAGTTACGCACATAACACTATGGCAGGGAATTAATCCACCAATAAATCGGGATGTATTTCAAAAGTTAGTAGATAAATTTAATCAGACTCATGTTGATGTCCAGGTAGAATCGATTTATGCTGGTCAACTAGATCAACAACTACCAAAAATTCTCACAGCAGTTGTTGCTCAAGTACCTCCAGATATTCTCTCCTTTTATCCCCAAGTTACAGGTCAGTTTGTGGAACTTGGAGCAATTGTGCCTTTAGAAGACTGGCTAGATAAATTGTCTTTGAAGTCAGAAATTAGCCCTAACCTTTTAGAAGAATTAACATTAGATGGTCATTTGTGGTCAATACCACTTTACACAAGTAATATAGGTATTTTTTTCCGCCCCTCCCTATTTCAAGCTGCGGGTATTACCAACACACCCAAAACTTGGCAAGAATTGCGGGAAGTTAGCAAAAAATTAACTGTAGACCGCAATGGTGACAAGCAACCAGAACAATATGGTATGTTGCTGCCTATGGGTAAGGGAGAATGGACTGTTTTTAGTTGGTTTCCCTTTTTATTTAGTGGTGGCGGTGAGGTTATCAGTAATGGTTTGCCTAATTTAAATCATCCTGGAGCAATTCATGCTCTACAGTTTTGGCAAGATTTATTAAAAGATGGTTCAGCGATTCTTTCTCCTCCAGAACGAGGTTATGAAGAAGATGCTTTTCTTCAGGGACGTGTAGCTATGCAAATCACTGGCCCTTGGACTTATATCACCAAGTCTAAGACAGATTATCAAGTCTTTCCCATACCTAGTGATGTCAACCAAGCAACTGTCACAGGTACAGGTAATCTTTATTTGATGAAAACCACACCAGAGAAAGAGAAAGCTGCACTGCAATTTTTAGAATATGTTTTAAGTGAAGAATTTCAAACAGAATGGGCCATTGGTACAGGTTTTTTGCCAGTTAATCTCAAAACTGCTCAAAGCACCGCTTATCAACAATATATTAACCAAAGACCTTGGATGAAAGTTTTTTTAGAGCAAATGAGTGTGGCACGCGCTCGACCTACTTTAGCTGGATATAATCGTCTATCAGACAGTCTTGGTCGAGCAATTGAGGCTTCATTGATGGGTGAATCTCCCCAAGCAGCACTTAAAAAAGCCCAATCACGTTTAGATTTAATTTGGGGAAAATAA
- a CDS encoding response regulator, which produces MTTLPISRYRFFQKIQPLSLLKKITSKSVTGCLQVFSTSGAWSIYIDEGKLIYACYSEKMFEPLYRNLQRLSEQISTLPCGIDAQLRAIFETGAGSQTIPNPDYLAICWLVNQKYISPTEAALLIEQLALEVLDSFLNLEEGSYEFIPESFLDDMPKFCHLNLRLLVERCQKRGRDGVYQDSSQYTESSSAEVNYQGLHSSFLHTKPKPQPKPEPQLPKINRYPSQPANLGHHNYQSNASPSTEKKIYTIFCIDNSPALLNVIKNSLDEQIFSVLGVTDSLKALMEILRTKPDIILLNVDMPDLDGYELCSLLRKHAYFKNTPIIMVTEKVSLIDRARATLVRASGYLTQPFTQGDLMKIIFQHIM; this is translated from the coding sequence ATGACAACCCTCCCTATTAGTAGATATAGATTCTTTCAAAAAATCCAGCCGTTATCTCTTTTGAAAAAAATCACCAGTAAATCTGTGACTGGTTGTTTACAAGTGTTTAGCACATCTGGCGCATGGTCAATATATATAGACGAAGGTAAGTTAATTTATGCGTGCTACTCCGAAAAAATGTTTGAGCCGCTTTACCGGAATTTGCAACGTTTGAGTGAGCAAATTTCTACTCTACCTTGTGGTATTGACGCTCAACTTAGAGCCATATTTGAAACAGGCGCTGGTAGTCAAACCATTCCCAACCCAGATTATTTAGCAATTTGCTGGTTAGTTAATCAAAAGTATATTAGTCCAACAGAAGCAGCCTTACTCATAGAACAATTAGCCTTAGAAGTTCTAGACTCATTCTTGAACTTAGAAGAAGGGAGTTACGAATTCATCCCTGAAAGCTTTTTGGATGATATGCCTAAATTCTGCCATCTAAATCTCCGCTTATTAGTCGAACGATGTCAAAAACGGGGAAGAGATGGGGTTTATCAAGATAGTTCGCAATACACAGAAAGTAGCTCGGCTGAGGTGAACTACCAAGGGTTACATTCGTCATTTTTGCACACCAAACCAAAGCCTCAACCCAAACCTGAACCACAATTACCTAAAATTAACCGCTATCCATCACAGCCGGCTAACCTTGGCCATCATAATTATCAAAGTAATGCTTCTCCATCAACAGAGAAAAAAATCTACACCATATTTTGTATTGATAATAGTCCTGCTTTATTAAATGTCATTAAAAATTCATTAGATGAGCAAATATTTTCTGTACTGGGAGTTACAGATTCTTTAAAAGCTTTAATGGAAATTCTCCGCACTAAACCAGACATTATTTTATTAAACGTAGATATGCCTGATTTAGATGGTTATGAGTTATGCAGTTTATTACGCAAGCACGCATATTTTAAAAACACACCCATCATTATGGTGACTGAAAAAGTCAGCCTCATCGATAGAGCCAGAGCCACACTAGTTCGAGCTTCCGGCTATTTAACCCAACCTTTTACCCAAGGAGATTTAATGAAAATTATATTTCAACATATTATGTAA
- a CDS encoding transposase, which translates to MKIVGLDVCKNSVVAWELTSIPKNFRSHFRDNKRPKDDDPLTFKANADGVNKLLALKPDAVVMEPTGVHYSWIWSHICEAEGIKVLWVGHAEATHYRKQNKLPDKNDQADALALAAYALLHWDDDDFFLQFEAGKVAQMRHLWLQLQSLNKIQSPVINRARQQLAREFPEAALNKSQPSASDGALPLWAWLAGRERTLKRGSSYYDKLYEKSIAKKYGVGITTFTRKLAGMVCDLHDWEAEIQHEILEILNSGEFIPYRRVMTMFGIGIKPQALLISQIYPITKFESLGRFKRRLGMAKDENSSGDKETMNTGAGSKLCRSQLYLWILDIIAPEQARPKNEFGQKLGEFYDQRKAQFQDNPELWKTKAVARLQQQALKEFQRSLKLNLLPMVSKELQPQMEATLNLTLQTMQMSLTTSMAVGDIAPGVKQREVKKGFGNLVISQTAAYGLRLMFKELKKAVQAVS; encoded by the coding sequence ATGAAAATAGTTGGTTTGGATGTGTGTAAAAACAGCGTAGTTGCTTGGGAATTAACATCAATTCCTAAAAACTTTAGAAGCCACTTTCGAGATAATAAACGTCCGAAAGATGATGACCCTTTAACATTTAAAGCTAACGCTGATGGGGTCAATAAATTATTAGCTCTAAAGCCCGATGCTGTCGTTATGGAACCTACTGGAGTTCATTATTCTTGGATTTGGTCACACATTTGTGAGGCTGAAGGAATTAAGGTTTTGTGGGTAGGACACGCGGAAGCAACACACTACCGTAAACAAAATAAACTCCCAGATAAAAATGACCAAGCTGACGCTCTAGCACTTGCAGCCTACGCCTTACTTCATTGGGATGATGATGATTTTTTCCTGCAATTTGAAGCGGGTAAGGTGGCACAAATGCGCCATTTGTGGTTACAGTTGCAATCTTTAAATAAGATTCAATCACCAGTCATCAACCGTGCTAGGCAACAGTTAGCCAGGGAATTTCCTGAAGCTGCACTTAATAAAAGTCAGCCATCTGCCTCAGATGGTGCGCTTCCCCTTTGGGCTTGGCTTGCGGGGCGAGAGCGTACCCTCAAGCGAGGAAGTAGTTACTATGACAAACTGTATGAAAAATCCATTGCTAAAAAATATGGCGTGGGAATTACCACTTTTACCAGAAAATTAGCTGGTATGGTGTGTGACCTGCATGACTGGGAAGCAGAAATTCAACATGAGATTTTAGAAATTCTGAACTCTGGTGAATTTATCCCCTACCGTCGAGTTATGACTATGTTCGGTATCGGTATCAAACCACAGGCATTACTGATCAGCCAAATTTACCCGATCACAAAATTTGAATCTCTTGGTAGATTTAAACGGCGGCTGGGAATGGCCAAAGATGAAAACTCCAGCGGTGATAAGGAAACCATGAATACTGGAGCCGGTTCTAAATTGTGTCGTTCTCAGCTTTACCTCTGGATACTCGACATTATCGCTCCCGAACAAGCCAGGCCAAAAAACGAGTTTGGCCAGAAATTGGGGGAATTTTACGATCAGCGTAAAGCTCAATTTCAGGACAATCCCGAACTGTGGAAAACAAAAGCTGTGGCTCGACTTCAGCAACAGGCACTCAAAGAATTTCAGCGATCGCTGAAGTTAAACCTACTTCCTATGGTCTCAAAAGAGTTGCAGCCACAGATGGAAGCGACGCTTAACCTCACACTCCAAACTATGCAGATGAGTTTAACTACATCAATGGCGGTCGGTGACATTGCCCCTGGCGTGAAACAGCGTGAGGTCAAAAAAGGCTTTGGTAATTTAGTCATCTCACAAACTGCTGCCTACGGTCTACGGCTGATGTTCAAGGAATTAAAGAAAGCAGTGCAAGCAGTATCATAA